One window of the Methanocaldococcus vulcanius M7 genome contains the following:
- a CDS encoding methanogenesis marker 17 protein: protein MAEIIVHCEDEAGKNIYTKVIQTALEDLILGKSIIRVEFIAKEKVPYFILGVLPKHTRRAIKLRDFAEIAEQKKENGKTIYKLKITDETYLPYLLKKIHVIDQPSRFEVITDSDIDLDMEVYDASKDFLDKVMDFMGRVFPEGMRVKNTYIDKAIVSIASERPFEEEEIKEALKLKEKLETMNTAGYY from the coding sequence ATGGCTGAGATAATTGTTCATTGTGAAGATGAAGCAGGAAAAAACATCTATACAAAGGTTATACAAACGGCATTAGAGGATTTAATTTTAGGAAAGTCAATAATTAGGGTTGAATTTATAGCAAAGGAGAAGGTTCCATACTTCATATTAGGGGTTCTACCAAAGCACACAAGAAGGGCTATTAAGTTGAGGGACTTTGCTGAAATTGCGGAGCAGAAAAAAGAAAATGGAAAAACAATCTACAAACTTAAAATAACTGATGAAACATATCTCCCCTACCTACTAAAAAAGATACACGTTATCGATCAACCTTCAAGATTTGAAGTTATTACAGATTCAGATATTGATTTAGATATGGAGGTTTATGATGCAAGCAAGGATTTTTTAGATAAAGTTATGGACTTCATGGGAAGGGTGTTTCCAGAAGGGATGAGAGTTAAAAACACCTATATAGACAAAGCTATCGTCTCCATTGCCTCAGAAAGACCATTTGAGGAGGAAGAGATAAAAGAGGCCTTAAAATTAAAGGAAAAGTTAGAAACGATGAACACTGCTGGCTATTATTAA
- a CDS encoding TIGR00375 family protein — translation MKKIFNLKPKIRNDERREEIELKYYSRVLRDFFGDMFYCGDEKRAWNKALPNEFLYLPVSKQLQIFIGWWRGDKGVTTSEILMNQLRLISLRLGFIITFSKHVPKNPKIGDREVIKCHARWQGRISPLNENILDALRDEDIKLPKRDVRYGWIEGNYLYAPIIRIEREYYDGYVYNLEIEDDSSYVTVSGTLHNCFTPWTSLYKSFDSIYDCYNKKPDFVELGLSADTDMADMVPELRDLPFLSNSDAHSYHPHRLGREFNQIEVDYIGGVEDNFEQIKKAIKHNKIIANYGLDPKLGKYHLTACSKCHTRFKLEDAKKYNWKCPKCGGRIKKGVLSRVEELSDGKIEHPKFRPPYYKLIPLAEMISLTIGKGIFTKAVQGLWEEFIKKYGNEIEVLINADIQELAKIHPKVAETINLFRKGKIYIYPGGGGEYGRISFKPQKVEWYREEITLDRWLKQ, via the coding sequence ATGAAAAAAATATTTAACTTAAAACCAAAAATAAGGAATGATGAAAGACGTGAAGAAATAGAATTAAAATATTATTCAAGAGTTTTAAGAGATTTCTTTGGAGACATGTTTTATTGTGGAGATGAAAAAAGAGCTTGGAATAAAGCTTTGCCTAATGAGTTTTTATACCTTCCTGTGTCTAAACAGCTTCAAATATTTATTGGGTGGTGGAGAGGAGATAAAGGAGTAACTACCTCAGAAATTTTAATGAATCAACTAAGGTTGATTTCTTTAAGATTAGGTTTTATAATAACATTTAGTAAGCATGTTCCAAAAAATCCAAAAATTGGAGACAGAGAAGTTATTAAGTGTCATGCAAGATGGCAGGGAAGAATATCTCCATTAAATGAAAACATCTTAGATGCATTAAGGGATGAAGATATTAAACTTCCAAAAAGGGATGTTAGATATGGATGGATTGAAGGAAATTACCTATATGCTCCAATTATAAGAATAGAAAGAGAGTATTATGATGGTTATGTATATAACTTGGAGATTGAGGATGATTCAAGCTATGTAACTGTTTCTGGAACTTTGCATAATTGCTTTACTCCATGGACATCCCTCTATAAATCTTTTGATTCAATATATGACTGCTACAACAAAAAACCTGACTTTGTAGAGCTTGGTTTGTCAGCAGATACAGATATGGCAGATATGGTTCCAGAGTTGAGGGACTTGCCATTTCTATCAAACTCTGATGCCCACTCCTATCATCCTCATAGATTAGGAAGGGAATTTAACCAGATAGAGGTTGATTATATTGGAGGAGTTGAGGATAACTTTGAGCAAATAAAAAAAGCCATAAAACATAATAAAATTATAGCCAACTATGGATTAGATCCAAAGTTGGGGAAGTATCATTTAACCGCCTGCTCTAAATGCCACACAAGATTTAAGTTAGAGGATGCCAAAAAATATAATTGGAAATGTCCAAAGTGTGGAGGAAGGATAAAAAAAGGAGTTTTGAGTAGAGTTGAAGAGCTGAGTGATGGAAAGATAGAGCATCCAAAGTTTAGACCTCCTTATTATAAGTTAATTCCTTTGGCTGAAATGATTTCTCTAACCATTGGCAAGGGAATATTTACAAAGGCCGTTCAAGGTCTATGGGAGGAGTTTATTAAAAAGTATGGTAATGAGATTGAGGTTTTGATAAATGCTGATATTCAGGAATTGGCTAAAATACATCCAAAAGTGGCAGAGACGATTAATCTGTTTAGAAAAGGGAAAATATATATTTATCCAGGTGGAGGAGGGGAGTATGGTAGAATTTCATTTAAACCTCAAAAGGTTGAATGGTATAGAGAGGAGATAACGTTAGATAGGTGGTTAAAACAGTAA
- a CDS encoding radical SAM protein, which produces MIVLRNEICDKLEKIVKNLKFVRHCIGCEGINLEIEDPHHHPSIELTQKCNLNCIYCYSRLKSIKSGIYGNLDEAEALTISQYGEPLLDLEGVKKAIEFGKDLGLRVDLQTNGILLNEEIIKELRDLGLDLIMISLSSFDNEKYKLLTGKYYLDRVVNNIKIASKYLHTIVRSIYIPGFNDKDLLNLSKELNNYVDEIMVHQLISYKENENLLKNVGIDLNNLGRIKDLLLIVDEMQKNAPKIKNITIKGCLLAQLKDMDGFILNNVNYDVFSEVPDIKREYKPLPW; this is translated from the coding sequence ATGATAGTTTTAAGAAATGAAATTTGCGATAAATTGGAAAAAATAGTTAAAAATTTAAAATTTGTAAGGCATTGCATTGGTTGTGAGGGTATAAATTTAGAAATAGAGGATCCTCATCATCACCCCTCCATAGAACTAACTCAAAAGTGCAATCTAAATTGTATATACTGCTATTCACGATTAAAGAGTATAAAAAGCGGAATATATGGAAATCTTGATGAAGCAGAGGCATTAACAATATCTCAGTATGGAGAACCATTATTAGATTTAGAAGGTGTTAAAAAAGCCATAGAGTTTGGAAAAGATTTAGGACTTAGGGTTGATTTACAAACGAACGGAATTTTATTAAATGAAGAAATTATAAAAGAACTCAGAGATTTAGGTTTAGATTTAATAATGATCAGTTTAAGCTCATTTGATAATGAAAAATACAAATTATTGACTGGAAAATATTATTTGGATAGGGTGGTAAATAATATAAAGATTGCTTCAAAGTATTTGCATACAATAGTTAGATCTATATACATTCCAGGATTTAACGATAAAGATCTTTTAAATCTCTCTAAGGAACTCAATAATTACGTTGATGAAATAATGGTGCATCAACTTATTTCATACAAGGAAAATGAAAACCTTTTAAAGAACGTTGGAATAGATCTGAACAATTTGGGAAGAATTAAAGATTTGTTATTAATAGTTGATGAAATGCAAAAAAATGCTCCAAAAATCAAAAATATTACCATTAAAGGATGCTTATTGGCACAATTAAAAGATATGGATGGTTTTATATTGAACAACGTAAATTATGATGTTTTTTCTGAAGTTCCAGATATTAAAAGAGAGTATAAGCCGCTACCTTGGTGA
- a CDS encoding isopentenyl phosphate kinase, with the protein MLVILKLGGSILSDKNVPYSIKWDNLERIAMEIKNALDCYKNRNIEIKLILVHGGGAFGHPVAKKYLKIENGKKIFINMDKGFWDIQKAMRRFNNIIIDTLQSYDIPTVSIQPSSFVVFGDKLIFDISAIKEMLKRNLVPVIHGDIVVDDKNGYRIISGDDIVPYLANELKADLILYATDVDGVLINNKPIKRIDKNNIDEILDYLSGSNSIDITGGMKYKIETIKKNKCKSFVFNGNKANNVYKALLGDVEGTEIDFSE; encoded by the coding sequence GTGTTGGTGATATTAAAATTAGGAGGAAGTATCTTATCAGACAAAAATGTCCCTTATTCGATAAAGTGGGATAACTTGGAAAGAATAGCTATGGAGATAAAAAATGCCTTAGATTGCTATAAAAATAGAAATATAGAAATAAAATTAATCCTTGTTCATGGAGGAGGGGCTTTTGGTCATCCAGTAGCTAAGAAATACCTAAAAATTGAAAACGGAAAAAAAATATTTATAAACATGGATAAAGGATTTTGGGATATACAGAAAGCAATGAGAAGATTTAACAACATAATTATAGATACTCTACAGAGTTATGACATCCCAACTGTTTCTATACAACCCTCTTCATTTGTAGTTTTTGGAGATAAGTTAATTTTTGACATCTCCGCTATAAAAGAGATGCTTAAAAGGAATTTAGTTCCAGTTATTCATGGAGATATTGTAGTAGATGATAAAAACGGATATAGAATAATCTCTGGGGATGATATTGTCCCTTACTTAGCAAATGAGTTAAAGGCAGATTTAATTCTCTATGCCACAGATGTTGATGGCGTTTTAATAAATAATAAGCCAATAAAGAGGATTGATAAAAATAATATCGATGAAATTTTGGATTATTTAAGTGGTTCTAACAGCATAGATATTACCGGTGGGATGAAGTATAAAATAGAAACGATTAAAAAAAATAAATGTAAAAGTTTTGTATTTAATGGGAATAAAGCTAATAATGTATATAAAGCTTTATTGGGAGATGTTGAAGGAACAGAAATTGATTTTTCAGAATAA